aatataaaacattCAGATGCAAAATGTGCTTTTGTTTGCAGTGAATGTAAACTTAGAAAATTTGTAAGAAAAGCAGTAAAGTAAAATTGAGGGTGGGGGTATTTAACTTAAACACAGCAATGGGATGAAATTCCAAGTGTAAGTGAATCTGTAAGAAAGATTCCACATAGGCATCTAAAAATGCTACTCAAACATTTGTAGTTGCTCATTTGTTGTTCAAAACCATGTAGCTCACAGCCCAATGAAGAACAGAACATCAGTGCAGCCTCAATTTAATGCAGTAGGGCGAAATATTTTGCCttataaacttaaaatattttataaatacttggTAGTAAATTCAGCATAAAAATCAATCAAAGTGATCAAAGTATCCAATTTAGACAAGCAGATCTATTAGGAACATTGGCAGAAAAGGGTAGGCTTTCACTCAGAACCCTAAAACTGTTGAAACAACTGTTTTAATTAAGACAGATTCAAAAGATGAGAGAGAAGGTTTTGTCAGGGGGAATAATATACAGTCAcagtaaaatatttctaaaaatgaaattataatccatttttattcaattatCAAAACAAATCACTATTAAACTCTACACTATGTTGCAGAATGAAGAAATTTGGTTGGTGAAATTTAGGGAAGCATTTAAAACTAGTTACAAATCAGATAATTCTACAAATGCAAATTATTTAAATAGATGATTCATTCCAAATAATctgaatacatttttgtttgcttcataAACATATTTCTAACATCCATTAAACCAATCaagtattctttgtatttttgttcttatttaatGTAGGCCTGAGAATCCTTGAGAAAGCTTATCAACAGATTATAAATTatatcagaaagagaaaaatattgaattttaataTGGTCTCTATTTGAagacaaataaacacaaaccTTGACAAACATTTCCTGAAGACTGACACTGACACTGTACAACTGcttctcattttataaattaaGAGCAGCAACCGAGTGGCCTGGAAGGGGAAGAGTTGCAGAGTGTGTAAAATATTTATGGTTtagttatacatttttaaaagagtagaTAGAAATTCAAAGCCAGATAGCAATTCAAAGGGGTTTCTTATTCATCTGGTGGTCTGGGTCTTTGAAGAAAATGTGACTGGAAAGCAATATTATGATTAATCTGCCAAAAAGACATGAGGTTCAGTAATGAAAACGACTGGATTTGTGAATTAAAGATACACTAAACCTAGAGACAAACTTTAAGATCCAAACAAACATCCCAATGGCCAGCTAAAAACATTTAGCCCATGTCTtgaataaacatttattataaaatcaTAGTGACAGGAATGTATTTATTATCTAAATAGTAAATCATGTTTGAGAAATCACCTTATCTCATTTTTATCTAAAATATGTTTGAGGGtaagttttgaaaaatattttaagatacgGCTGTAACTTCATATTGGTCTTTTGCCTATGAAACTGTATTGTAGGGCAGTATCTTCTCAGAGACTCCAGATAATGGGGCATTTTATAGACAAGTCCAAGACATCCTGAACCGGATGCTGTAGATCCAAAGAAATGTAAATCATCTGGAAGCCCTTTACTTggtaaaaataaatgcatggaaAGGTATCCTCTGGACCTGCTGTTAGGTCAGAAACCTAGCAGCCCAGGTCAGGGATCTGAAGCCCCTTTCCAGACATTTAATAACCTACTGTGGTGTGATAAAGCAGCATAGTTTATAAGATAAACTTGGGGTAATTTACCAATATTGAAGCAACTTTTGTTATTAATTAACCATATTCTTATTATGGAGTTTTGCACAATTTTGCACCAAACATAGTtctcatgattttttaaaacagataCACTCATATGACCACTACCAAGAGCAAGATAGGTAATGCTTTCAGCAGCTGACAATGTTCCCTTTCTGGCCAATAATCACACAACTCCATACCCACATAAACTACTATCATACATTCTGTTTGTGACCTATATTTTCTTGATCATGATTTTGCcacttgtttggttttgtcttcTGCAAAATAATGATGATAGTTGTTATTAGCACTAATGTTGGAAGAGGTGTTGGTTGCATTCACTGTTTTCCAGCTGTTGCTCTTATGACCCGTAGCTCCCCTCAGATTTTAAGACAGTTTTAGATAGTCTTCCTGGTATTGAGGCTCCCCCTTGGAATTCCCTTTCAGTGTCTTCTCCTAAGAACAAGAGTGGTTATCTCCTTCCATTGTGTCTATTCCTGTGGTCAGAACGGTTCTGGAGGAACTTGTGGGAAGCCAACTACTGCAGCCTTATCACTTACAAGCTCTATTACAAAGGGGTCAAAGAAcaagtttcttcatttatttactctTAAAGCAAGTCCTGTACAGATCTCATATGCCACAGATAAATTCAAACTTAGCAACTGACATCAATATTAATATAAATCCAGCCAGTTCCCACAACCTGaggggtaaataaataaatgagtcatCTGGCAATTGCCCCTCATTAACACTTCCTGTATGCACAAGCTTAACAAGCTTGTCATTACTAGAATCAATTTATTCCTTTGTCCAAAGGGCCATTCATCCGTGTTCTTTCATCCCTGTTCAGACTATGCTTGTGTTTCTTAATGATGGGAGTTTATTGTCTTAGAAAGAATGCCAGTacatttttaaactgtatttgTGATTGCAAGATACAGAAAAGTAcctcaaacacacaaaatttttcATAAATCTGGGTATTCTTACAGAAATTAGAccattataatttatattaagtattTATATAGCACCCCAAATCTTACTATATGTTCAATGAAAGCAATTGCTCAAAACTTACACAGCAGTTataaatttcttctttgtatcaATCCAGAACCAATTCCTTTTACCCATTCATGTTACTTAACAACATCTCAGTGTATGATGGACCACAAAGACCATGGGTCATAATATTCTGTTGCCTAATAATGCTAGAGTCCGTTTAACTCTTAAATAAACTCCATGATCTTCACACATCAGTGAAATCACCTAATGATTGATACATTCTCAAATAATGTTAATGTTGTTAAGCAATGTGATGCTTAAATGTGCTTGCTTTACATGATGAACCCtattatagtttaaaaaaataaaacttggacATTCACTTTCTTGTGAACCAACAGCTAAGTTAAAGCCATGCATCATTGATAAACCGCTTAaatttattcacatttttttaaaaaggagcctTGACATTCTATGAGGGTGAGAAGCATGACCATCAGTAGTCTATAGAAAAAAACTTAGCATCCTATGAGGGAAATAATGCAATGATATTTATGAGAATGAAATAGGGAAACTAATAGAAagctattatttaaaattttggatAAAGATTTTCCTGCCTAGGGCTTATGCATTAATATTACACAGAACTaatgcataataaataagaaaCCTAGAGTTCAATGTGGGATGACTGTGACTGAAATGGAAGCATATTTACTCGACATTAATGTTGATATCAGTTGATATCTCTAAACTAGCAAAGTGACCTTATATAACTCTGTAATTATGCTAAGGCACAGATAAAGTATGAGCCTCTTTTAGCTTACTCAGTTTAACAGTGAGTTTTCAGAGGATGTCCTCCTATCATTAGGACAATTGGCATTATCTGAGATCTTATCAAAATGAAACATTGCAAGCCTACCACCCCAATTTCTGAATCAATAACTGGAGAGAGGCCCAACACCTATTTTGACAGGTCCCCACTACAGGTGGTTCTGATGAAGGCTGAAataggagattttttttaaaaattaaagtgggCAATAATATTATGACTAATAAATCAGATGGAGTAACTTCATAAAGTTCAAGGTAGACCCATAACactcaaagaaaaggaaactatgGCTTAAATTCCAAGGAAAAATTCAAGACTAAGGCTATTTTTTTTATGAGTACAGGCTATCTAGGGTCTATTCCCAGTTATTTTGCTTTCATAGTCTATGATTCTCCATCTTTTTGAACAGGTGTTACCTTGCAGTTATAcacaaacatatttatatatgcagtGTATATCCATGCCAACTATTTAAACCAAGTTATTCAACTTTGTCTCACAACTACCAGCATTCTTCTACCTTCCTTTTTTCTGGCTGAGAAGTCAAGCAGTGTGGTATCGAGcagtaaaaacaaaggaaatgcaCTAAAATGAGACAGAAATCTATCAAGGAACAAACTTCTAtctaaatcaaaaagaaaaagaaaagaaggaaggaaggattgaagaaaagaaggaaggaaggaaaagcaacTTAAATTTTAAGACACATAAAGATAATCATTCTCTTACAGATTCACAGAATCAAAAGCCTGGAAGTCTGCCTGGATTTCTTCCTGGAGCCACAAACCCAGATCAACCCTCTCGAACAGCTTCTTCCCATCCCAGGAAACAAGCAAGACAGCAACCTGATGAACCTCAGCCAAGTAGTTTCCTGCCAACAGTCAGTCTCCCCCCTGGTCTAGAATATTTAAGCCAGGTTTGCATGCCTTTCCATTTCTACTCTTGTGTTCCCTTTAAAAGCAATTCAAATTCAGCTTCTTGTTTTTCAACCAATAATTTAACAGAGTACAGAATGTATTATAAATCATAAAGTTATAAAGTActgacttcatttatttttggtatttaGGTAGAACTTTATTCCATACCATTGCCACCTACTCTTATTTACTTGACAGAGTGACAAGACTAAATAGTTTTGACTTTGCCATTTAGCACGTTTATCTACCTTCTGTTTGTTCATTGCTCAAGGTGTGGAGATATTCTCAAGGAATTACCAGACTAGGCCACCTACAGCTATTAATTAAACATTAATTGAGCACTAACATATTCAAGGCACATAAGAAGGAAGCATAAAGCATTGCCCCTGTCACTCAAACATTGTATTAGTTAATGATCAAACAAAAATGTTGATTTAAAAGTGTAAAGCATGACATGGGAGTCAGGAAAACACGCATCTTTAAGGGAGAAGGCAGTCCTGGAGAGTTTTGTAAGGAGTTGAAACTTTTCAACAGATCTCTCAAAAAGCAATGTGAAAGTCCAAGGGAAAAAGAGTTAGCACAGCCATATTACCATCTTACCCCAGGCCAACCTCCCGGAATGATCATATCACACTACTAATTAGGTACTGTTGCTGTTATAGTTATGGCAGGATGGACAGCACTTCAAGCCTTGTAAAACTTTGTCATGTGACAAGTAAATGAAAATTGCTGTTTGTATATggatgtattatttttgttttagcacATTATCCTACACAATATTAGAAAGACTCCAACACTAATATTGAGATGTCAGCACATCTGCTGCCAGGCTCCCTTGTTTGGCATTCCTTCAAACATAAAGTCTATCTCTTTTATCAAAATCAAATCTCTGTATTAATTCCCTTAAGGTACAAGAGATTTCTGCTATGCCTGATAGGGTTTAAGCTGCATGCAGCATATGTTCCTGGGAAAATGTTTATAATTGCAGATGCCTTCCCCAGAAACCCACTGGCAGACAAATGTTCTATAGAGACTGGCGAGCTTAGGGAGCTACCAAAAGGAGCTGGAAAAACTAACCTACCATCTTCCATCTGCAAAAAGGATCAGCTGTAATAGCTGACTAGAGTTGATTAACTGCTGCAAGCTGTTTGGGAGTGTTGTCAGACAAGGTTTTGCCAAATATAAAAGTGATATACCAGCGCCAGAGGGCTGAGGTTTGATGGTCACATATGGTCATCACATATTCCTCTTCCACTCATGAATGATGACACACCATGGCCAGATGCTTGACGTGAAGCGTGTTCCAACCTTCAATAAACAGACATAAGAACTCAGGAGCTTCCGTtctaaatgtagcacattttctaaaaacattcctttgctaatattttttcagaaaacaaaatattctataAATTGTTAACACTTTTACTTCTAAAGGGAATAACTTACTCATTTTGTACTCATGGAATGTGGGTTTACTTGAAGCTATGTACGTATAAAAAGATGAGTGGGGATTTCAAAAGTATTTCATGTATTCTGTAAGAGAACGCCTGTTAAATGACTTTGTCTGTGTTGAGTGCTTTCCCTTTATTGAAAATGTAACTTTTCTTCACATCATATGTCCTGATTACATTTTCCCCATCGTCTACTCATCAATGTCTTACCCAACTTCCCCTCCCTTCCAGATCCaccctctttctgtctgtcactAGAAAAcgaacaggcttctaaggaatagataagatgaaacaaaaattaacaataggaattggacaaaacaaacaaaaggaaaagagcccagaaaaggcacaagaaacacagacccactcattcacacactcaggaatcccctGAAAACACTAAACAGGAAACCATATGGGATTGTAGGGttaaaaagagagaatgaaaatgaacacacacacacacacacacacacacacacacacacacacacacacacacacacacacacatatatatatatatatatatatatgtatatataataaaaatttaaaaaatatatttttaaatgaaaagcctTGACATTGTGCgtcaaggaacctccaaagatgtcaATGAGTTCATTTTCTTTGGCCATCTTCTGCCAGGCATGCATCCTAACATTAAGAGtactttgtttccccagtgagattcCCTTGAAGGAAATtagattttcatttgcaagtaatTATCAGTTGgcttctgggttaggaatggGAGGCATGTGTCTAGCTCTCCTTTCCATTCTAGGGcaccatctggtgcagacccatgcaggccctgggTATggtgcctcagtctctgtgagttcatagggTTTTGAGCATGTTGATTTacagggccttgttttcttggtgtaaTCCACTCCCTCTTACTCTTAGACtagctctgcctcctcttcagtaggttttcctgagccctgaggagagggatttgatgaagacatccattTAGGCTTGAGTGCTGGgagatctctcactctctgcgtAATATCTGGCCATGGGTCTcttctatatttgttcccatctactgtgGGATGGAGCAGTCATCTTCCAGGTTGAACAGTGGATACATGTGCACTGGAAGAAGCTGTATATCCAATACTCATCCTGTGTCTTCATTTCCTCaccagacattttaaaatatcttctacTTTATTATTTAGAGGTCATTTTGAAATATCCTAAAAATAATACTGTTTGATGTATCACTTCTTTTTCTCATTATCAGGGTTAGCGCAAACACTGTTGCTTTTCTAGCTCTTGGCAATTCTGACTTGGGATTTTAAGAGTTCTATAAACTATTAGCTGAACAATAACATTTGGTGAAGACAGGTCATGCATCCTGTCAGTGAGACATCACCTTATAGAGTAATTACATAGTTATTATTTGAATAATAAATTCTTCCTTACAAATTGTGTTCTTTAGTTGAAACATAGTACATTGATTCATATATTTAGAATaacaattaaataattttcttctcaGATTCCTGTGGCTAATTCTTTACTTATAAATTGTGAGTGTTAGAAACttttttaatgacaatgaaaGACTTCATGCTGCATAGTAAGGGCTGTGACGGAATGGCTTTCATTCCCTTTGTATTGTCCTTTGCAGTTGGACCTGATAATCATCCATCAGCAAGTGGAACTTCTTGGGAGTAAGTACATTAGATTATGCATTTATTAAAACCTCTGAAAAGACTTTACTGTCCACAAGTGTCTTTACAACTAAAATGTTATAAACAATGGCTAGGGAGATCAGATGATTGCTTGACCTattttttaaaccaaaattaaatgtattaatttaagCACAACTTTTAGTATAAGTGTCTTTCATAAGAGTGACATCCAAATctaataaaattaatcttaaagTGACAAGCAGTAATTAATATCCCATGGATATTAATCATTGAAATTTCTTAACATTCTGAGAAAGGGAAATCACAGTTGAgaacatattaaaatttaatcaaCACAAATGCTATCACTTTATTGCTTCGCAATTGACTCAATAAAATAGGCACACAATTTATCAGCTATGTGAGTATGATTAATAATTTCAAATTGCTTGAGTGTTCTCTATAAGATTCTATATTACTTCAGAATATGTCAGAATTGAAGAATCTGGCCAGTACCACTACTGTGGaagctaaaaataattttagatacAGCAAAAAATACCACTGTAAATTGTCCAAATAACTTGCAGAAGAATGAATAATATATACTCCCTTATACAATCTGTTCTTTGGTTGAAAGTTGTCACAACATATTTGTTCGTAGTTCTAGAATAAAAATTAGTTAAGTTGTTAGTTTTGTTCTTGGATCTTGCTTTGACATCTGAGGCTAAGTCTTCGAAGTTCAGAGCATTGACAGAGACCTGTGTGAAGATGAGACTATAAGCCCAGTAATTCTGCAACAACTCTATGTTCTCATAATACTCCTTTACTTTTTGACACGTGGTGATCACAATCACAGCATGTCTTCATAATATGTGTTTTCCAATAGTGATTCTCGGCACTGAGACCTCCAACAAATATGAGATCAAAAACAGCTTGGGACAAAGAATTTACTTTGCGGTGGAGGAAAGCATCTGTTTTAATCGTAATGTGTGTTCCACACTGAGAGCCTGCACCCTGAGGATCACAGACAACTCGGGTCGAGAGGTGATTACAGTGAACAGGCCCCTAAGGTGTAACAGCTGCTGGTGCCCTTGCTACCTACAAGAGGTTGGTCACTGCCTCTGAGcatctttcctttttaagatcATTCCTTCAAGTGACATTCATCTGGAGCTATGAGACAGTCAACCTATCAGTTGTTTGAATTTATATCTTCCCTTTTATgataaggaaaacatgaaaatttgGTGAAGCACTTCTTCCATTTGTAACCCATAACTATGGCAGCTTGCATTAGATTAAACAGTAAAGGGAGTGCATGCATCCTATAAATGAGACATAGCTTCCTGAACTATCACATTAACCAAGTAATTGTGACATCTACAGGTTCCCACTACACAAATGCTGTCTTCTTCTCTGACAGTAGCAATGCCCAGGAAGTGCCATGACACATAACCTCTTCTAAGATGTTACCTTCCCTTGGTATTATACTTCTCAGAATAACACTATTTGCACATTCAATAAACCCATTGTATGCAATAGAGTGACGttctcaattattttattttaaaaaataattgaatgtcATTTTAATAGAACTAACAATAACTTTCTGTGAACTAGAATATTGTTTCATTCTCTATTTtgcagattatatatatatacatatatatatatatgcatgtgtgtatgtgttctgagattaaagacattatatacacatacatatagacacacatatgttTGAAAAGATTGATTCACAGGGAGTTAAAGCATATGTGGGAAAGAGTGAATTTGTGTATTTTgtccatatatatgcatatgtatgactATGACATATAATATGTCATATATATGACATATGCTATATATGACTATATGTGTATGTcacatatatatgagtatatgaatacatatatgtgaatatataaaaTCTGGGGAAATGCTAAGCATATCA
This genomic stretch from Cricetulus griseus strain 17A/GY chromosome 4, alternate assembly CriGri-PICRH-1.0, whole genome shotgun sequence harbors:
- the Plscr5 gene encoding phospholipid scramblase family member 5 isoform X2, with the translated sequence MASKDSQNQKPGSLPGFLPGATNPDQPSRTASSHPRKQARQQPDEPQPSSFLPTLDLIIIHQQVELLGMILGTETSNKYEIKNSLGQRIYFAVEESICFNRNVCSTLRACTLRITDNSGREVITVNRPLRCNSCWCPCYLQELEIQAPPGTIVGYVAQKWDPFQPKFTIQNANKEDILKIVGPCATCGCFGDVDFEVKTVDEKFIIGKISKYWSGFVNDVFTNADNFGIHVPADLDVTLKAAMIGACFLFDFMFFEHSLAGL
- the Plscr5 gene encoding phospholipid scramblase family member 5 isoform X1, yielding MASKDSQNQKPGSLPGFLPGATNPDQPSRTASSHPRKQARQQPDEPQPSSFLPTVSLPPGLEYLSQLDLIIIHQQVELLGMILGTETSNKYEIKNSLGQRIYFAVEESICFNRNVCSTLRACTLRITDNSGREVITVNRPLRCNSCWCPCYLQELEIQAPPGTIVGYVAQKWDPFQPKFTIQNANKEDILKIVGPCATCGCFGDVDFEVKTVDEKFIIGKISKYWSGFVNDVFTNADNFGIHVPADLDVTLKAAMIGACFLFDFMFFEHSLAGL